The Deltaproteobacteria bacterium genome window below encodes:
- the mutS gene encoding DNA mismatch repair protein MutS, whose product MPAPHNSADTPVMRQFLEVKARHPDAIVMFRMGDFYEMFFEDAVAVAPVLDIALTSRDKGVEDPVPMAGVPYHALGGYLRTLVERGFKVAICEQLESPEDARRRKGPGAKIVKRDVVRVVTPGALLDEEHLRGEEPNYLAAISGAGIGEATGPCSLACYDLSTSDFLVVRADSWSALRAELSRLAPREVLADAGVHDSLRAALAPEPPRLEPLAAADVATLARVRALAKESGLQAIDDDGLRAAAAVLAYAEATQPGQTLLVHRLRLHEPAQHLVLDEASLRNLEVLKTMRDGSRRGSLLWSLDATRTSMGARSLRAWIGAPSRDRGVIAARQDAIDALVAEARVRETVQSQLKDVRDVVRLTARTRLGTVTPRELGALRASLAALPALAKSLAELARRRTDRQVPAAIDLGDDLLHDVLADLAATLVDDPPAVTRDGGMIRDGADDELDEQRRLRDGGQRALAAIEARERERTQIPTLKVQHNRVFGYFLEVSRAHLSKVPSTWVRKQTIAGGERFVTEELAGHEAKVLAAHDRQLSRELELFVALRGRVSAQAERLVTVGERIAAIDVLAGLAELAARHDWVRPELVEEPLLALERARHPVVERMLETGRFVPNDTFVRAQAGGQEARLLLVTGPNMGGKSTVIRQAALVTLMAHMGSFVPAARARVGLCDRIFTRVGAADDLGRGESTFMVEMRETAQILERATAQSLVLLDEVGRGTATFDGLSLAWAIVEHLHDQIGARALFATHYHELCALEGTLAGVRNVHVAVHEDRGRILFLHQLAPGPAGRSYGIAVGRLAGLPARVLRRATRILERLEADHVGGARPQLDLFAAAPSTAAGPEVGLAASLWDELGQLDLDAMTPRDAHAWLAGWVERARRS is encoded by the coding sequence ATGCCGGCGCCGCACAACTCGGCCGATACGCCCGTGATGCGCCAGTTCCTCGAGGTGAAGGCGCGCCACCCCGATGCGATCGTCATGTTCCGCATGGGCGACTTCTACGAGATGTTCTTCGAGGACGCGGTCGCGGTCGCGCCCGTGCTGGACATTGCGCTGACCAGCCGCGACAAGGGCGTCGAGGACCCGGTGCCGATGGCCGGCGTGCCCTACCACGCGCTCGGCGGCTACCTGCGCACGCTGGTGGAGCGCGGCTTCAAGGTCGCGATCTGCGAGCAGCTCGAGAGCCCCGAGGATGCGCGGCGCCGCAAGGGCCCCGGCGCCAAGATCGTCAAGCGCGACGTCGTGCGCGTGGTGACCCCCGGCGCGTTGCTCGACGAGGAGCACCTGCGCGGCGAGGAGCCCAACTACCTCGCGGCCATCAGCGGTGCGGGCATCGGCGAGGCGACCGGGCCGTGCAGCCTGGCCTGCTACGATCTGAGCACCTCCGACTTTCTGGTCGTGCGGGCCGACTCGTGGAGCGCGCTGCGGGCCGAGCTCTCGCGGCTCGCGCCCCGCGAGGTGTTGGCCGACGCCGGCGTGCATGACTCGCTGCGGGCGGCGTTGGCCCCCGAGCCGCCGCGGCTCGAGCCGCTGGCGGCCGCCGACGTCGCCACACTCGCCCGCGTGCGCGCGCTGGCGAAGGAGAGCGGGCTGCAGGCGATCGACGACGATGGTCTGCGTGCCGCCGCGGCGGTGCTGGCCTATGCCGAGGCCACGCAGCCCGGGCAGACCCTGCTCGTGCACCGGCTGCGACTGCACGAGCCGGCGCAGCACCTGGTGCTCGACGAGGCCTCGCTGCGCAACCTCGAGGTCTTGAAGACCATGCGCGATGGCTCGCGCCGGGGTAGCCTGCTGTGGTCGCTCGACGCCACGCGCACCTCGATGGGCGCACGCTCGCTGCGGGCGTGGATCGGCGCCCCCTCGCGTGACCGCGGCGTCATCGCGGCACGCCAGGACGCCATCGACGCGCTGGTTGCCGAGGCCCGCGTGCGCGAGACCGTGCAATCGCAGCTCAAGGACGTGCGCGACGTCGTGCGACTGACGGCGCGCACGCGGCTCGGCACCGTCACGCCGCGGGAGCTGGGTGCGCTGCGGGCCTCGCTGGCGGCGCTGCCGGCCCTGGCCAAGAGCCTGGCGGAGCTGGCGCGACGACGTACCGACCGCCAGGTGCCCGCGGCGATCGATCTCGGCGACGATCTGCTGCACGACGTGCTCGCCGATCTCGCGGCGACGCTGGTCGACGATCCGCCGGCGGTGACGCGCGACGGCGGCATGATCCGCGACGGCGCCGACGACGAGCTCGACGAGCAGCGACGACTCCGGGACGGGGGCCAGCGCGCGCTCGCGGCGATCGAGGCGCGCGAGCGCGAGCGCACCCAGATCCCCACGCTCAAGGTGCAGCACAACCGCGTGTTCGGGTACTTCCTCGAGGTCTCGCGGGCGCACCTGTCGAAGGTGCCCAGCACATGGGTGCGCAAGCAGACCATCGCCGGCGGCGAGCGCTTCGTGACCGAGGAACTCGCCGGCCACGAGGCCAAGGTGCTCGCCGCCCACGATCGCCAGCTCTCGCGCGAGCTGGAGCTGTTCGTCGCGCTGCGCGGACGCGTCAGCGCGCAGGCCGAGCGGCTCGTGACCGTCGGCGAGCGCATCGCGGCGATCGACGTGTTGGCCGGGCTCGCCGAGCTGGCCGCCCGCCACGACTGGGTGCGGCCCGAACTCGTCGAGGAGCCCTTGCTCGCGCTCGAGCGCGCGCGCCATCCGGTGGTGGAGCGCATGCTCGAGACCGGGCGCTTCGTGCCCAACGACACCTTCGTGCGGGCCCAGGCCGGCGGTCAGGAGGCGCGCCTGCTGCTGGTCACGGGCCCCAACATGGGTGGCAAGAGCACGGTGATCCGGCAGGCCGCGCTGGTGACCTTGATGGCGCACATGGGCAGCTTCGTGCCCGCCGCGCGCGCGCGCGTGGGGCTGTGCGATCGCATCTTCACGCGGGTCGGTGCGGCCGACGACCTCGGTCGTGGCGAGAGCACCTTCATGGTCGAGATGCGCGAGACGGCGCAGATCCTCGAGCGCGCGACCGCCCAGAGCCTGGTGCTGCTCGACGAGGTCGGGCGCGGCACCGCGACCTTCGACGGGCTCTCGCTGGCATGGGCGATCGTCGAGCACCTGCACGACCAGATCGGCGCGCGGGCCCTGTTCGCCACCCACTACCACGAGCTGTGCGCGCTCGAGGGCACGCTCGCCGGGGTTCGCAACGTGCACGTCGCCGTGCACGAGGATCGCGGGCGCATCCTCTTCCTCCACCAGCTCGCCCCGGGCCCGGCGGGTCGCAGCTACGGCATCGCGGTCGGTCGCCTCGCCGGCCTGCCCGCACGGGTGCTGCGTCGCGCCACGCGGATCCTCGAGCGGCTCGAGGCCGATCACGTCGGCGGTGCGCGGCCGCAGCTGGATCTCTTCGCGGCGGCACCGTCGACCGCCGCCGGCCCCGAGGTAGGCCTGGCCGCGTCGCTGTGGGACGAGCTCGGCCAGCTCGATCTCGACGCGATGACGCCGCGGGACGCCCACGCCTGGCTCGCCGGCTGGGTCGAGCGCGCGCGGCGGTCGTAG
- a CDS encoding SPOR domain-containing protein, with product MRDIHKWKDKVELSLDNRQIFFLFFGLSIVGCFVFALGVMVGRRVDFDTVAQADAEPAAGLALLDVPPGEPTSYDAGLRDDAAVSPLATPPVAIAPEADAAPALPGAASSSAAKSAGKPTAGKAEKAAAGDNAAPVAAKLDDATLAASSSAVAGRRFTLQMKAFAKAEEAEAFAAPLRSNGHDVRVEAHEIKGRVWHRVRMGEFDTWEEGLTAKGDFEKSEKMIAYVVRL from the coding sequence ATGCGAGACATTCACAAGTGGAAAGACAAGGTCGAGCTGAGCCTCGACAATCGCCAGATCTTCTTCCTGTTCTTCGGGCTGTCGATCGTCGGGTGCTTCGTGTTCGCGCTCGGCGTGATGGTCGGACGACGGGTGGACTTCGACACCGTCGCCCAGGCCGACGCCGAGCCGGCCGCCGGGCTCGCGTTGCTCGACGTGCCCCCGGGCGAGCCCACCTCCTATGATGCGGGCCTGCGCGACGACGCTGCGGTGTCGCCGTTGGCCACGCCGCCGGTCGCGATCGCGCCGGAGGCCGACGCCGCGCCAGCGCTGCCCGGCGCCGCGTCGTCGTCGGCAGCGAAGTCGGCCGGCAAGCCCACCGCAGGCAAGGCCGAGAAGGCCGCCGCCGGCGACAATGCCGCGCCCGTGGCCGCGAAGCTCGACGATGCCACGCTCGCCGCGTCGAGCAGCGCCGTCGCCGGTCGTCGCTTCACGCTGCAGATGAAGGCCTTCGCGAAGGCCGAGGAGGCCGAGGCCTTCGCCGCGCCGCTGCGCAGCAACGGCCACGACGTGCGCGTCGAGGCCCACGAGATCAAGGGCCGCGTGTGGCACCGCGTCCGCATGGGTGAGTTCGACACGTGGGAAGAGGGCCTCACCGCCAAGGGCGACTTCGAGAAGTCCGAGAAGATGATCGCGTACGTCGTCCGCCTGTAG
- a CDS encoding VanW family protein, producing MTRWLARAEAVALTAAVVVALGQAAGSYRASLEDPRPIAGVRAGGLAVGGLAGEGLDAVVSAAAQAALDRPITLRAGEVEVTRSPRVMGALAEPTLAVEQLTRVGKSGHLLDDLHTRVLAARHGIDVPMSFRFDEPAALAQLVELAPAVDRPSLATRLDLERRRVDAAEPGSALLAHDALSAVAVGLAAGSATVELPVAEKPPVADDPLAQLQHVDISTVLGSFDTPYSTAEKDADRTFNVKVGATKLSGFVLMPGETFSFNDVVGPRTPENGFRYGGGITGGELVDVLGGGICQVSSTLYGAGFFAGLEMLENRPHSRPSSYVDMGLDSTVVFPDVDLKMRNPFDFPVVFSMVVRQGKVHAEVLGARRPWQVAFERELVESIPYGTIWRNDDSLRAGARVVSQRGMRGFKVKRTRKIYQAGELVREEPRELKYPPTSEIVRVGTNPTGAVPEDKPHAPLRDPAPHLRIVQ from the coding sequence GTGACGCGCTGGCTGGCGCGTGCCGAAGCGGTGGCGTTGACGGCCGCCGTGGTCGTGGCCCTCGGCCAGGCCGCGGGCTCCTATCGCGCATCGCTCGAGGATCCGCGCCCGATCGCGGGGGTGCGCGCGGGCGGTCTCGCCGTCGGCGGTCTCGCCGGCGAGGGTCTCGATGCGGTGGTCAGCGCCGCCGCCCAGGCTGCGCTCGATCGGCCGATCACGTTGCGCGCCGGTGAGGTCGAGGTGACCCGCTCGCCGCGGGTGATGGGCGCGCTCGCCGAGCCCACGCTGGCGGTCGAGCAGCTGACCCGGGTCGGCAAGTCGGGCCACCTGCTCGACGATCTCCATACCCGTGTGCTCGCGGCGCGCCACGGCATCGACGTGCCGATGAGCTTCCGCTTCGACGAGCCCGCTGCGCTCGCGCAGCTGGTCGAGCTGGCGCCCGCAGTCGATCGACCGTCGCTGGCGACGCGCCTCGATCTCGAGCGACGCCGCGTCGATGCGGCCGAGCCCGGCAGCGCACTGCTGGCCCACGACGCGCTCTCGGCGGTCGCGGTCGGGCTCGCAGCCGGCAGCGCCACGGTCGAGCTCCCGGTCGCCGAGAAGCCACCGGTCGCCGACGATCCATTGGCGCAGCTGCAGCATGTCGACATCTCGACGGTGCTGGGCTCGTTCGACACCCCGTACTCGACCGCCGAGAAGGACGCCGACCGCACCTTCAACGTGAAGGTCGGCGCGACCAAGCTCTCGGGCTTCGTGCTGATGCCGGGCGAGACGTTCTCGTTCAACGACGTGGTCGGGCCGCGCACGCCGGAGAACGGCTTCCGCTACGGCGGCGGCATCACCGGTGGGGAGCTCGTCGACGTGCTCGGCGGTGGCATCTGCCAGGTCAGCTCGACGCTCTACGGCGCGGGCTTCTTCGCCGGGCTCGAGATGCTCGAGAACCGCCCGCACAGTCGTCCGAGCAGCTACGTCGACATGGGCCTCGACTCGACGGTCGTGTTCCCCGACGTCGACCTCAAGATGCGCAACCCGTTCGACTTCCCGGTCGTGTTCTCGATGGTCGTGCGTCAAGGCAAGGTGCACGCCGAGGTGCTCGGCGCGCGAAGGCCCTGGCAGGTGGCCTTCGAGCGGGAGCTGGTCGAGTCGATCCCGTATGGGACAATCTGGCGCAATGACGATAGCTTGCGCGCGGGTGCTCGAGTGGTTTCTCAACGGGGCATGCGGGGCTTCAAGGTGAAGCGGACGCGCAAGATCTATCAAGCCGGCGAGCTCGTGCGCGAGGAGCCACGCGAGCTGAAGTACCCGCCGACCAGCGAGATCGTCCGGGTCGGCACCAACCCCACGGGGGCGGTGCCCGAGGACAAGCCGCACGCCCCGCTGCGTGATCCGGCGCCGCATCTTCGCATCGTGCAGTAG
- a CDS encoding HEAT repeat domain-containing protein, with product MSDSEEPSGRPSIQVVTTRATPTWAKLFSFAVIANAGGIAVSVWVARLIRNVPATDSAEQWLRIAGFTVVAIAALFDALLLDELVFDGAFRRTHITGRLPGAARRDEDVEGVAVSMQRSTWSFPALLLSAGLVTSMAFNFVTHDVDGYYKHIGIYLGALERGDGPRQIEAVKQLSIRRAPEVLPALRVALAKGGEAAPWAAWAIGRHRDVQNRRPLVPPLVAAVRTGDDATRREAAIALGRLQQRSMVVALQDEVTADLAGGGPVDPRLLFALGSVQVLSSREVLGEVLQRGDALAQRVAAWAIAQHRDQRGAKELVNVLEDRLPTADVELRCAIVHALGIFAHEQSNLALVRTYDNSTDAELAFVCPRIRIFMSPDGQDDAEEILLPEDTLALEILMSMGQMRATTPEVRKVVEPWLERRTQDADVTAFVREGARAVLTGIREGRDDRTKPSVDEVFGRK from the coding sequence GTGTCGGACTCCGAGGAGCCTTCTGGGCGACCATCCATCCAGGTCGTCACCACGCGCGCGACGCCGACCTGGGCGAAGCTGTTCTCGTTCGCCGTGATCGCGAACGCCGGCGGCATCGCGGTGTCGGTGTGGGTCGCCCGGCTGATCCGCAACGTGCCGGCAACCGACTCGGCCGAGCAATGGCTGCGCATCGCCGGCTTCACCGTGGTGGCCATCGCCGCGCTGTTCGACGCGCTCCTGCTCGACGAGCTGGTCTTCGACGGCGCGTTCCGCCGCACGCACATCACCGGGCGCCTGCCGGGCGCGGCCCGGCGCGACGAGGACGTCGAGGGCGTGGCGGTGTCGATGCAGCGCAGCACGTGGAGCTTCCCGGCGCTGCTGCTCAGCGCGGGGCTGGTCACGAGCATGGCGTTCAACTTCGTGACCCACGATGTCGACGGCTACTACAAGCACATCGGCATCTACCTCGGCGCGCTCGAGCGCGGCGACGGCCCGCGGCAGATCGAGGCCGTGAAGCAGCTGTCGATCCGTCGCGCGCCCGAGGTGTTGCCCGCGCTGCGGGTCGCACTGGCCAAGGGCGGTGAGGCGGCGCCGTGGGCCGCGTGGGCGATCGGCCGCCATCGCGACGTGCAGAACCGGCGCCCGCTGGTGCCGCCGCTGGTCGCCGCCGTGCGCACCGGCGACGACGCCACCCGCCGCGAGGCGGCGATCGCCCTGGGGCGGCTGCAGCAGCGCTCGATGGTGGTCGCGCTGCAGGACGAGGTCACCGCCGACCTCGCCGGCGGCGGCCCCGTCGATCCGCGGCTGCTCTTCGCGCTCGGCTCGGTGCAGGTGCTGAGCTCGCGCGAGGTGCTCGGCGAGGTGCTGCAGCGCGGCGATGCCCTGGCGCAGCGGGTCGCCGCGTGGGCGATCGCCCAGCACCGCGACCAACGCGGCGCCAAGGAGCTCGTCAACGTGCTCGAGGATCGCCTGCCCACCGCCGACGTGGAGCTGCGCTGCGCGATCGTCCACGCGCTCGGCATCTTCGCCCACGAGCAGTCGAACCTCGCGCTGGTGCGCACCTACGACAACTCGACCGACGCCGAGCTCGCCTTCGTGTGCCCGCGGATCCGCATCTTCATGAGTCCTGACGGTCAGGACGATGCCGAGGAGATCCTGCTGCCCGAGGACACCCTCGCGCTCGAGATCCTGATGAGCATGGGTCAGATGAGGGCAACCACCCCCGAGGTGCGCAAGGTCGTCGAGCCCTGGCTCGAGCGCCGCACGCAGGACGCCGACGTCACCGCCTTCGTGCGCGAGGGGGCGCGGGCGGTGCTCACGGGCATCCGCGAGGGTCGCGACGACCGCACGAAACCGTCGGTCGACGAGGTCTTCGGCAGGAAGTGA
- a CDS encoding tetratricopeptide repeat protein gives MAARIGLLVALLGVVACASDPAVLGRAALARGDDREAARQLAMAVRGSDDAALWRDLARARQRAGDIDGAHAAIVEAAARAPEDPSIVLVRAQLRLAREDREGAAHDARWLLPRLHDAGSLERLAVVFVRLGDAGAALRAAGAAIEATDGAAASYVNLAVLATELRRFEAARDALRAGRARHPADLTLLETEAAFLLAQGQLDAARDDYLALLPRHARPGLVHLALALVEHARGDHGAAVRHARAAVDAEGQARSDVHYTLVVTLRDAGLDDEARTALRRAQRRFPGDDALARLVE, from the coding sequence GTGGCTGCGCGCATCGGCCTCCTAGTCGCGCTGCTCGGCGTGGTCGCGTGCGCGTCCGATCCCGCGGTGCTGGGCCGCGCCGCGCTCGCCCGCGGCGACGACCGCGAGGCGGCGCGTCAGCTCGCGATGGCGGTCCGCGGCAGCGATGACGCCGCGCTGTGGCGTGACCTCGCGCGCGCCCGACAGCGCGCCGGCGACATCGACGGTGCCCACGCAGCGATCGTCGAGGCGGCCGCGCGCGCGCCCGAAGATCCCAGCATCGTGCTGGTGCGCGCGCAGCTGCGGCTCGCGCGGGAGGATCGCGAGGGGGCGGCCCACGACGCGCGGTGGCTGCTGCCGCGGCTGCACGACGCCGGCAGCCTCGAACGCCTCGCGGTGGTGTTCGTGCGGCTCGGTGACGCCGGCGCCGCGTTGCGGGCCGCCGGCGCCGCGATCGAGGCCACCGACGGCGCGGCCGCCAGCTACGTGAACCTCGCCGTGCTCGCGACCGAGCTGCGCCGCTTCGAGGCCGCTCGCGACGCGCTGCGGGCCGGTCGTGCACGACACCCCGCGGACCTCACGCTGCTCGAGACCGAGGCCGCGTTCCTGCTCGCGCAGGGCCAGCTCGATGCGGCCCGCGACGACTACCTCGCGCTGCTGCCCCGTCATGCGCGACCGGGCCTGGTGCACCTGGCGCTCGCGCTCGTCGAGCACGCGCGCGGCGACCACGGGGCCGCCGTTCGTCACGCGCGCGCGGCCGTCGATGCCGAGGGCCAGGCGCGCTCCGACGTGCACTACACCCTCGTCGTCACGCTGCGCGACGCCGGACTCGACGACGAGGCTCGCACCGCGTTGCGCCGCGCGCAGCGGCGCTTTCCCGGCGACGACGCACTCGCGCGACTGGTAGAGTGA
- a CDS encoding HEAT repeat domain-containing protein, with product MTDVAGMIHTLALLSSLAVSGAAEPSDARHRWPRWPTEVTHAAAPLRAREDQDHTRVEALLELDAYATPIIEPWLVHALGDPSTAVKREALRICFERELEACVPSALALWSAASEPSLRVAALRVMALAPEGAGFDALLRALRDDNDGLRGQAAQILGWARLRGERRERAIGALLAKLGDLSATVRLYAVESLGLLAADDATLPLARLLDDAEPSVRMAAARALGQIGDPRVAGALGRAVAAVNEPPVTRALMAALCQLRTSDRGDDDVELDGELIAALDEPPAGLTSNDVAELLGLRADPSASLVAKVAARLRDPSLARPALAVLVAWGPAATAALREARAAGLSPDLELEIDRQLAALAVPVRTGRDAPAPDDAPRLHVDARSLDALVRLPDVDALAHLGRVAHGIDAAAIRARLGLDEPLVDRRVELGLAVLRGPALALGRDDHRVVARIVGWARDHAAARSDRCLAAWALRAVDRGGAAIEYARRETAALLADRDPAVRACAAASWRALVQRADDRALVDPDARVRVAAILAASAAGPNRLERRRIAWLAAADPDTRVRQAARHARRRRGRGQGIAWVHRVAEVEAPEGRSPWIAVTVDGGSPLSLPAVRIGGQLFAAAPGLGPVRLAE from the coding sequence GTGACCGACGTCGCCGGCATGATCCACACGCTCGCCCTGCTGTCGTCGCTGGCCGTGTCAGGCGCGGCCGAACCCAGCGACGCACGCCATCGCTGGCCGCGCTGGCCCACCGAGGTCACCCACGCCGCCGCGCCGCTGCGCGCCCGCGAGGATCAGGATCACACCCGCGTCGAGGCCCTGCTCGAGCTGGACGCCTACGCGACCCCGATCATCGAACCGTGGCTGGTCCACGCGCTCGGCGACCCGTCGACGGCGGTCAAGCGCGAAGCCCTGCGCATCTGCTTCGAGCGCGAGCTCGAGGCCTGCGTGCCGTCGGCGCTGGCGCTGTGGTCGGCGGCCAGCGAGCCGAGCCTGCGGGTCGCCGCGCTGCGCGTGATGGCGCTCGCCCCCGAGGGCGCCGGATTCGACGCGCTGCTCAGGGCCCTGCGCGACGACAACGACGGCCTGCGCGGCCAGGCGGCGCAGATCCTCGGCTGGGCGCGGCTACGGGGCGAGCGACGCGAGCGCGCGATCGGTGCGCTGCTCGCCAAGCTGGGCGATCTGTCGGCGACCGTGCGGCTGTACGCGGTGGAGAGCCTGGGCCTGCTCGCGGCCGACGACGCCACGCTGCCGCTGGCGCGGCTGCTCGACGACGCCGAGCCCAGCGTGCGCATGGCCGCCGCGCGTGCGCTGGGGCAGATCGGCGATCCGCGGGTCGCGGGCGCGCTGGGCCGCGCGGTCGCTGCGGTGAACGAGCCGCCGGTCACGCGCGCGCTGATGGCCGCGTTGTGTCAGCTGCGCACGAGCGACCGCGGCGACGACGATGTCGAGCTCGACGGGGAGCTGATCGCAGCGCTCGACGAGCCGCCGGCCGGCCTGACCAGCAACGACGTCGCCGAGCTGCTGGGCCTGCGCGCCGACCCGAGCGCGTCGCTGGTGGCGAAGGTCGCCGCGCGCCTGCGCGACCCCAGCCTGGCACGACCGGCCTTGGCGGTGTTGGTCGCCTGGGGCCCGGCCGCGACCGCGGCGCTGCGGGAGGCCCGGGCCGCAGGGCTCTCGCCCGATCTCGAGCTCGAGATCGATCGCCAGCTGGCCGCGCTCGCCGTGCCGGTGCGCACCGGTCGCGATGCACCGGCGCCCGACGATGCGCCGCGCCTGCACGTCGACGCGCGCTCGCTCGATGCGCTGGTGCGGCTCCCCGACGTCGACGCGCTGGCCCACCTGGGTCGGGTCGCGCACGGCATCGACGCGGCCGCGATCCGTGCGCGCCTCGGGCTCGACGAGCCGCTGGTCGATCGTCGCGTCGAGCTCGGGCTGGCAGTGCTCCGCGGCCCCGCGCTCGCGCTCGGCCGCGACGATCACCGCGTGGTCGCGCGCATCGTCGGATGGGCGCGCGACCACGCGGCCGCCCGCAGCGATCGCTGCCTCGCGGCGTGGGCCCTGCGGGCGGTCGACCGCGGCGGCGCGGCCATCGAGTACGCCCGTCGGGAGACCGCGGCGCTGCTGGCCGATCGCGACCCCGCGGTGCGGGCCTGCGCCGCGGCGAGCTGGCGCGCGCTCGTACAGCGCGCCGACGACCGCGCCCTGGTCGACCCCGACGCACGCGTGCGCGTCGCGGCGATCCTCGCCGCATCGGCGGCCGGACCCAACCGGCTCGAGCGGCGTCGCATCGCGTGGCTCGCCGCCGCCGATCCCGACACCCGCGTACGGCAGGCGGCTCGCCACGCCCGGCGTCGCCGGGGCCGCGGCCAGGGCATCGCGTGGGTGCACCGCGTCGCCGAGGTCGAAGCGCCCGAGGGCCGCAGCCCGTGGATCGCCGTCACCGTCGATGGCGGCAGCCCGCTCTCCCTGCCGGCGGTGCGCATCGGCGGGCAGCTGTTCGCGGCGGCACCGGGCCTCGGTCCGGTGCGCCTCGCGGAGTGA
- a CDS encoding sigma-70 family RNA polymerase sigma factor codes for MTAAAEFARATAPHATRLYRLGLRLTRQPSDAADLVQDAMCRAWATWDRFDRAGNVGAYLSRILMNAFISRHRHLRVVTTVQARCDLVDHLFDGARLEAALDPELGVAACSLSDECIEALAELPTHYRSVVELVDLGGLPYRDAADRLGVPLGTVMSRLHRARRLLRERLSDYARGFGFGGAVAHAA; via the coding sequence ATGACCGCCGCCGCCGAGTTCGCCCGCGCCACCGCCCCGCACGCCACCCGCCTCTACCGGCTCGGACTCCGTCTCACCCGGCAACCCAGCGACGCCGCCGACCTCGTGCAGGACGCGATGTGTCGCGCGTGGGCGACCTGGGATCGCTTCGACCGCGCGGGCAACGTCGGCGCGTACCTCTCGCGCATCCTGATGAACGCGTTCATCTCGCGGCACCGTCACCTGCGCGTGGTGACGACCGTGCAGGCGCGCTGCGATCTCGTCGATCACCTCTTCGACGGCGCGCGCCTCGAGGCGGCGCTGGACCCCGAGCTCGGTGTCGCCGCGTGCTCGTTGTCGGACGAGTGCATCGAGGCGCTCGCAGAGCTGCCGACCCACTACCGCAGCGTGGTCGAGCTGGTCGATCTCGGCGGCCTGCCCTACCGCGACGCCGCCGACCGACTCGGCGTGCCGCTCGGTACCGTGATGAGCCGCTTGCACCGCGCCCGTCGACTGCTGCGCGAGCGACTGTCCGACTACGCCCGCGGCTTCGGCTTCGGCGGCGCCGTCGCCCACGCGGCGTGA
- a CDS encoding TlpA family protein disulfide reductase, translating to MRTLPSIAALTLLLACQGKGAGAGRHDDDDERSAAQDPSPYAAAPGLTGKTIDGQPYDLAAARGEVVLLNVWATWCAPCREELPALRRLHERYAGQGFGVVGVSVDRRNALMGVRRMVEEFGLPYPIVFDPESEAITPWNVRGYPTSFLVDRSGHVRWRRDGTVTADDPELLAAIDAALAGTP from the coding sequence ATGCGTACCCTGCCGTCGATCGCCGCGCTCACGCTCCTGCTGGCCTGCCAGGGCAAGGGTGCCGGCGCCGGCCGACACGACGACGACGACGAGCGCAGCGCAGCGCAGGACCCCTCGCCGTACGCGGCCGCGCCTGGGCTCACCGGCAAGACCATCGACGGCCAGCCCTACGATCTGGCCGCGGCGCGCGGCGAGGTCGTACTGCTGAACGTGTGGGCGACCTGGTGCGCACCGTGCCGCGAGGAGCTGCCGGCGCTACGGCGCCTTCACGAGCGCTACGCCGGCCAGGGCTTCGGCGTCGTGGGCGTGAGCGTCGATCGCCGCAACGCATTGATGGGCGTGCGCCGCATGGTCGAGGAATTCGGGCTGCCCTACCCGATCGTGTTCGATCCCGAGAGCGAGGCCATCACGCCGTGGAACGTGCGCGGCTACCCGACCTCGTTCCTCGTCGATCGCAGCGGCCACGTCCGCTGGCGTCGCGACGGCACCGTGACCGCCGACGATCCCGAGCTGTTGGCGGCCATCGATGCCGCGCTCGCCGGCACGCCCTGA